The proteins below come from a single Necator americanus strain Aroian chromosome V, whole genome shotgun sequence genomic window:
- a CDS encoding hypothetical protein (NECATOR_CHRV.G19813.T2) encodes MRTLKLQLDYVLARNIPQSDIRNSGAVWDVAFDSEHRPVLFSFKTRYWSTLSWTESLNIAKKQRATTKLAFVLALRPGVRRQESDRNLAVESSTKLQHVVSLVSKLAALYGLRLRPDKCEQMWISSRPRTGIRVDGQPIELVDEYRYLGRFTSALNSITKCLWSTPITNEVKLRVYLSAIRPIMMYGSETWAAPSTVMDRLDCAERKLLRWLLGYFCRKETGRFFNEFCGVCSSWNKPPGRKLTKTNWKFWTDVVKEDLRTLGVNRQFRRDKIEKVGMSCVQGRYTSAKITSGDDISPPIRS; translated from the exons atgaggactcttaagcttcagctcgactacgttctggcgaggaacattcctcagtcagatatccgaaattctggagctgtttgggacgtcgcgttcgactctgaacaccgtccagttcttttcagcttcaagacacg gtattggagcacattatcctggaccgaatcactaaacatcgcgaagaaacaacgcgcgacgaccaagctggctttcgtcctggctcTACGACCAGGTGTTcgtcgtcaggagagtgatcgaaatctggcagtg gaaagcagtacgaaacttcaacatgttgtcagccttgtatcgaagctagcTGCActctatggactacgtctacgccctgataaatgcgagcagatgtggatctcttcgagacctcgaacgggaatcagggtcgacggacaaccgatagaactcgtcgatgaatACCGTTACCTGG GCCGTTTCACTTCTGCACTTAACTCcataacgaaatgcctgtggtcgacccccatcaccaacgaagtcaagctgcgagtctacctatccgcaattcgcccgatcatgatgtacggatcggagacttgggcggcaccatctacggtgatggataGGCTTGATTGcgcggaacgaaagctgcttagatggctacttggctacttttgccgtaag gagaccggcagattcTTTAACGAGTTCTGCGGAGTTTGCTCGAGCTGGAacaagccacctggccgaaaactgACGAAAACGAActggaagttctggactgacgtggtgaaagaggacctaaggacactcggcgtgaataggcagttcaggcgagac aagatcgagaaggttgggatgagctgtgttcaaggaaggtacacctcggcgaagatcacgtcaggcgatgacatcagcccgccgattaggTCATAA
- a CDS encoding hypothetical protein (NECATOR_CHRV.G19813.T1), protein MMYGSETWAAPSTVMDRLDCAERKLLRWLLGYFCRKETGRFFNEFCGVCSSWNKPPGRKLTKTNWKFWTDVVKEDLRTLGVNRQFRRDKIEKVGMSCVQGRYTSAKITSGDDISPPISRSLVALWGYQLIYTDIQLPMIRVPTSERPE, encoded by the exons atgatgtacggatcggagacttgggcggcaccatctacggtgatggataGGCTTGATTGcgcggaacgaaagctgcttagatggctacttggctacttttgccgtaag gagaccggcagattcTTTAACGAGTTCTGCGGAGTTTGCTCGAGCTGGAacaagccacctggccgaaaactgACGAAAACGAActggaagttctggactgacgtggtgaaagaggacctaaggacactcggcgtgaataggcagttcaggcgagac aagatcgagaaggttgggatgagctgtgttcaaggaaggtacacctcggcgaagatcacgtcaggcgatgacatcagcccgccgattag CAGATCATTGGTAGCATTATGGGGATATCAGTTAATCTATACGGATATTCAGTTGCCCATGATCCGTGTGCCCACCTCGGAAAGGCCTGAGTGA
- a CDS encoding hypothetical protein (NECATOR_CHRV.G19812.T1), translated as MAKDSHTLQKGAVVQHIAKTNNLKSQLPEGIIESLATTIRFVTLNCRTLSNELQQAALSRLLRYLCVPFAALQKIRVTDRPINIENYTIYCGDADENKVGGSAIAVRNDYKNLVEEFGSTSSRCAFLRLSDRRARKLWIVSAHAPTETAEDNSKDAFYDELNTLMSKIPSQQVVIVGIDANAKMGLEQRSDVLGK; from the coding sequence atggcgaaagattcccatacattgcaaaaaggtgctgtcgtccagcacatcgccaaaacCAATAACCTGAAaagtcaactgcctgaagggatcatagaatctttggcaacaaccattcgtttcgtcacgctgaactgccgaacactatcgaatgaactccaacaagccgctctatccagacttctgcgatatctctgtgtgccttttgctgcattgcagaaAATACGCGTGACAGACCGGCccatcaacatcgaaaattacaccatatactgtggcgatgctgatgagaacaaagtaggtggctccgcgatagctgtgagaaacgactacaagaacctggtggaggaatttggctcaacgtcgtctagatgcgcctttctacgactgtcGGATCGCAGAgcacgtaaactctggatcgtaagtgctcacgcacctacggaaaccgcagaagacaacagtaaggacgccttctatgatgaactcaatacgttgatgtctaaaataccaagtcagcaggtggtcattgtcggaatcgacgcaaatgcgaagatgggactcgaacagcgatccgatgtgctaggaaaatag